The following is a genomic window from Arthrobacter sp. NicSoilB4.
CCGTATCCCGGAGTCCAACCTCCTGCCCGGGGCCACGGACTTCTCCAAGGCCAACGAGCTGCTCCGCGATTCCCGCGCCTGGGTGGGCTGGCAGGCGGCCGGCATCCAGCTGGCCGCGTTCGACGTCGCGCGTTCCTACTCGCTGGAGCGGAAGCAGTTCGGCAAGGAACTGGCACGCTTCCAGCTGATCCAACAGCAGCTGGCCGAGATCCTGGGCAACGCGTCCGCCTCCCTGTCGCTGATGGCGCAGCTGGCCAGGATCCAGGAAGACGGCAAGCTCGAAATGGTCCAGGCCGCGATGGCCAAGTCCACCACCACCCGGCTGGCCCGGGCATCGGTGGCGATGGGGCGCTCGCTGCTGGGCGGCAACGGGATCAGCAGCGACTACGAGATGGGCAAGCTCTTTGGCGACGCCGAGATCCTGTACACGTACGAGGGCAGCTACGAGATCAACTCGCTGATTGTGGCCCGGGCCGTGACGGGCAAGTCCGCGTTTGTGTAGGAAGGGCCGGGGTCAACGGGCCCGCGGGACTGATCAGGGCAGGAACCGGTAACCGATCCCTGCCTCGGTGATCAGGTGCCGCGGGGCGGCTGCCTCCGGTTCCAGCTTGCGCCGAAGCTGGGCCATATAGACGCGGAGATAGTTGGTCTCCTTGGCGTAGGCCGGACCCCACACCTCGGACAGGAGCTGCTGCTGGGTGACGAGTTTCTCCGGACTGCGGACCAGCACCTCCAGCATCTTCCACTCGGTCGGAGTCAGCCGGATGTCCTGGCCGTCGCGGAGGACCCGGCGTTTGCCGAGGTCCACGGTGAACGCTTCGGTGGTGACCACCGCCGGCTGCCCCGCCTCGGCGCTGCGGCGAAGCAGGGCACGCAGGCGCGCCAGGAGCTCCTCCAGCCCGAAAGGCTTGGTGATGTAGTCGTCGGCGCCGGCGTCGAGCGCTTCGACCTTGTCCTCGGACCCGTGCCGGGCGGACAGGACCAGGACCGGCACTGCGCTCCAGCCGCGGAGCTTCCGGAGCACCGCCGATCCGTCCATGT
Proteins encoded in this region:
- a CDS encoding response regulator yields the protein MTSVLVVDDDTYLLRALRITLQAHGYEVVTAADGRSALLAAQQQPPALVILDLGLPDMDGSAVLRKLRGWSAVPVLVLSARHGSEDKVEALDAGADDYITKPFGLEELLARLRALLRRSAEAGQPAVVTTEAFTVDLGKRRVLRDGQDIRLTPTEWKMLEVLVRSPEKLVTQQQLLSEVWGPAYAKETNYLRVYMAQLRRKLEPEAAAPRHLITEAGIGYRFLP